TCAGGGTCAATTTCCACGGCTACTACTTTTTTATCCACCCTCAAAAGATGGTTCCATTGATTGCCTTTGAACCAAATCTCTACGGGCAGCTTTCTTCTTTCCTTTTCACCGTCTTCATAAGTGATTTCCAACAAGACCGGCATAGGCATCTCGCCTAAATTGGATAGACTGACCACGTAGTTGGCTCCATAAGGATAGACACCATTGATGGCCAGATCAATATTGGCATTGCTGTAAAACCATCCCTTCCAGAACCAATCGAGGTTTTCACCCGACACATTTTCCATATGGTTGAAGAAATCACTTGGCTGCGGATGCTTGTATGCCCAAGTCCTGATATATGACCTAAATGCCTTATCAAATATTTCAGGCCCCAAAATATATTCCCTTAGCATAATCATGCCCAATGCCGGCTTATAATAAGCTACCATTCCCAGGTTGTTGGGCTGTGTACGGTCAGGATGGGTGGCAGTAGGCTCTCTGTCCTTGTTGGTCAACCAACCCGTATAACGTCTGGTCTGGATCAAGTTATTGGTATATTCGCCGTTATTGAAGGCTAAGTAAGAATAATAGTTGATAAAGGTATTGAAGCCTTCATCCATCCATGCATGCCTTCTTTCGTTGGTACCCACGATCATTGGGAACCAATTGTGGCCAAATTCATGGTCAGTAACTCCCCAAAGTCCCTCTCCTTTGGCCTTGAAACTGCAGAAATTCAAACCTGGATATTCCATTCCTGCTACATTGGATGCCACATTGACCGCTACAGGATAAGGGTATTCATACCACATTTCGGAATAATGCTCAACTGATGCTTTGCTGTATTCTGTAGACCTGCCCCATGCTTCCTGCCCATCACTCTCTTTTGGATAGACAGATTGTGCCATGGCTTTTTTTCCACTTGGAAGATTGATCCGTGCTGCATCCCAGATAAAAGCTTTGGAAGAGGCAAATGCTACATCCCTCGTATTTTTCATCTTAAAATGCCAGGTAAGCATTCCATCCTGCCTTGGACGTGTATTGGCGTAGTCTGTGATTTCATCAGGAGAAATGATATAAACGCGCTCATCGCTTTCAGAGGCTGCTTTCATCCTCCTCTGCTGTTCACGTGTCAGCACCTGGGAAGGGTTAACCAGCTCCCCTGAACCAACCACAATATGGTCAAAAGGAACGGTTATCTTGTAATCAAAATCACCATATCCCAGATAAAACTCCCCTGCACCTAAATAAGGATCTGTATTCCAGCCGGTCACGTCATCAAATACCGCTACCTTGGGATACCACTGGGCAATGGAATAAATCACACCATCCTCTACCTGTTGACGGCCCATACGGTCCATACCCTTTTCAGGAATTTTAAATTCAAAATCCATGGAAACAGTGGCCCGTCCCCCATTGGCCGGAATGGGCTCGGAAAAAGTCACTTGCATCCTGGTATCACTGATAAAATAATCAGAGGTTACCGGCTTGTTTTTTCCGGCAACCTGAGCTTTTACATTACTGATTTTATACCCTCCGTCAATATCCCCACTGTACCTATTTCCCTGCACAGGCGTCGTCAGGGTACCACGGGACTCTGGCGTAAACCTATTTTGTTCTAATAGCAACCAGACAAAATCCAGGTTCTCCGGACTGTTGTTTTTGTAGGTAATGTGTACTTTCCCTTTTATCACATGTTCTTTTTCATCCAAAGTAGCCTCCAACTGGTAATCTGCTCCATTTTGCCAGTAAGCAGGACCGGGCTTTCCGGAAGCTGTCCTGTAAGCAGTACCCTGACGGTAGC
This Cecembia calidifontis DNA region includes the following protein-coding sequences:
- a CDS encoding M1 family metallopeptidase — encoded protein: MKQFKIFSLLILWGISTSVFGQMTVTDHRDEAFTEIGYRQGTAYRTASGKPGPAYWQNGADYQLEATLDEKEHVIKGKVHITYKNNSPENLDFVWLLLEQNRFTPESRGTLTTPVQGNRYSGDIDGGYKISNVKAQVAGKNKPVTSDYFISDTRMQVTFSEPIPANGGRATVSMDFEFKIPEKGMDRMGRQQVEDGVIYSIAQWYPKVAVFDDVTGWNTDPYLGAGEFYLGYGDFDYKITVPFDHIVVGSGELVNPSQVLTREQQRRMKAASESDERVYIISPDEITDYANTRPRQDGMLTWHFKMKNTRDVAFASSKAFIWDAARINLPSGKKAMAQSVYPKESDGQEAWGRSTEYSKASVEHYSEMWYEYPYPVAVNVASNVAGMEYPGLNFCSFKAKGEGLWGVTDHEFGHNWFPMIVGTNERRHAWMDEGFNTFINYYSYLAFNNGEYTNNLIQTRRYTGWLTNKDREPTATHPDRTQPNNLGMVAYYKPALGMIMLREYILGPEIFDKAFRSYIRTWAYKHPQPSDFFNHMENVSGENLDWFWKGWFYSNANIDLAINGVYPYGANYVVSLSNLGEMPMPVLLEITYEDGEKERRKLPVEIWFKGNQWNHLLRVDKKVVAVEIDPDKVITDINSGNDKWPSSLYQ